The Candidatus Methylomirabilota bacterium genome contains the following window.
TCCGGGCGCCTTCCTGTAACAGACGGCCACGCGTCCCCACCGCCTGGTATCCGACGAGGAGCACGGTCGTCCGCGGGTCGGGCAGCCGCTGCCGCAGGTGATGGAGCACGCGGCCCCCGGTCGCCATGCCGCTGGCGGCGATGATCAGGATCGGGCCGCTGAGGGCGTTGATGGCCCTGGACGCCTCGGGGGTCCGCGCCAGATGGAGCTCTCCATACTCGAACGGCGAGTCGCCGGCGAACACGAACCGGCGCATCTCGTCGTCGAACTCTTCGGGGTGCGCCCAGTAGATCGCCGTCGCCTCGATGGCCATCGGGCTGTCGACGTAGGTGGGCAGCCGTGGAATGCGGCCCGCCTGGGCCAGTCCCTTGAGGTGGAAGAGAAGCTCCTGGGTCCGGCCCACGGCGAATGCCGGGACGACGATCGCGCCGCCGCGCTTCACGGCCGCCGTGACGGCGGCCTCGAGCTGGGCGGCGATCGTGTCGGCGTCGTGGCGCCGGTCGCCGTAGGTGGATTCGACGACGACGTAGTCGGCCTCGCCGATCGGGGTCGGATCGGGAAGGATCGGGGCGCCGACCCGGCCCAGGTCGCCGGAGAAGACGAGCCGCCGACGCTCGGACCCGTCGCCGGCCTCCACCGTGACGATGGCCGAGCCCAGGATGTGGCCGGCGCGGCGGAAGGCGATGCGGATCCCGGGCCCCGGCTCGAGCCACGCGTCGTAGTCGACTCCGGTCACCGCGAGGGCCGCGGCCAGGCCTTCTTCGGCGGTGTAGAGGGGAAGGGCCGGCACGTGCTTCGAGCTTCTCCGCTTGACGTGGTAGGCGGCCTCCTCCTCCTGGAGGTGCCCCGAGTCGGGGAGCAGGATCTTCGCCAGGTCGGCCGTGGCCCGGGTGGCGTAAACGGGGCCGCGGAAGCCGTCTTTCCAGAGTCGCGGCAGGTAGCCCGTGTGGTCGATGTGGGCGTGGGTGAGGACGACCCAGTCGAGCCGCCCCCGATCCAGGGGAAGCGGCTCCCAGTTCCGCCGGCGGAGCTCCTTCAGGCCCTGGTAGAGCCCGCAGTCGACCAGGAAGCGGCGGCCGGCCGCCTCCACCAGGAACTTCGACCCGGTGACCGTGCCCACGGCGCCCAGACAGTCGACGGCGGCGATCATGCCGCGCGATGGTACCACGGACGCCGGCCCTTGACGGGCCGGTAGAGAGGATGCGATAACAGGCCACCTGCACCACGCGAGAGCCCGGAGCCCCTCAGGCAAGGAGACAGAGTGATGGCTGCCACGCCGAAGACGCTCGACGGTGTCCCCGCCGAGAAATGGGTCGAGCTCTACACGATCATGATGCGGATCCGCCAGTTCGAAGAGCGCATCATGCCGCTCCTCAAGGAAGGCAAGATCAAGGGGACCGCGCACCCCTCGGTGGGACAGGAGGCGGTGGCGGCCGGCGTGTGCGGCATTCTCCAGCCGACCGACTACATCGTGTCGAACCACCGGGGGCACGGACACTGCATCGCCAAGGGGATGCGGACACCCGAGATGATGGCCGAGCTCTACGCGAAGCGCACCGGGTCCAACAAGGGGAAAGGCGGCTCGATGCACATCGCCGACCTCGACCAGCACATCATCGGGTGTACCGGCATCGTGGGCAGTGGCGCCCCGATCGCAGGCGGCGCCGCGCTGGCCGCCAAGCTGGGGAAGACGGGGCAGGCGGTCGTCTGCTTCTTCGGCGACGGCGGCATCAACCAGGGCGTGGTGTTCGAGTCGATGAACATGGCGGCCATCTGGCAGCTGCCGGTCGTCTTCGTGTGCGAGAACAACATGTACGCCCTGTCGACGCCCGCCGAGAAGATGACGGCGCTCAAGCAGCTCGCCGACCGCGCGCAGGGCTTCGGCTTTCCCGGGTTCCAGGTCATGGGTAACGACCTCCGGGCCGTCGTCGGCGCCACCCGCGAGGCGCTCGAGCGCGCCCGGGCCGGCCAGGGTCCGACGCTCCTCGAGTGCAAGACGTACCGGTGGTACGGCCACTCGGCCATGCGGCCCGACACCCGCGCCTACCGGGCCCGTGAGGAAGAGCTGGAGTGGCGCGAGCGCGACCCGATCGCGCTGGCCGAGAAGGAGCTCGGGAAGGCCGGAATCCTCACCGCGGAGCAGGTCGCCCGGATCCAGCGCGAGGTCGCCAAGGAGATCGAGGAGGCCGTGGAGTTCGCCGAGCGCTCCCCCGATCCCGACCTCCAGGAGATGTTCACCGACGTCTACGCGCCCTACTGACTCTCGGCGGGGGGCTGCGCCCCCCTCCGACGGCCCTCCCGGCGAAGCCGGGCCGTTCGCCCTTCGGCGAACGGATCGGGCCTGCCTCCCCCCGGGAAGCTGGGGCGGCAGGTCACGAGGCCGAAGGTAGAGGCCGAGGAGGGGGGCTCGAGATGGCGGTGATCACGTACCGGGACGCGCTCAATCACGCGCACCGCGAGGAGATGGAGCGGGACGAGCGCGTGTTCCTGATGGGGGAAGAGGTCGCGGTCTACGGGGGCGCCTACAAGGTCAGCCAGGGCCTCCTCGAGAAGTTCGGCGAGCGGCGCGTCATCGACACGCCCATCTGCGAGTCAGGCTTCACGGGGGTCGGGATCGGGGCGGCCATGGTCGGGCTGCGCCCGATCGTCGAGATGATGACGTTCAACTTCGCCCTCCTGGCCCTCGACCAGATCGTGAACCACGCCGCCAAGCTCCACTACATGTCCGGCGGCCAGTTCAGCTGCCCGCTGGTCGTCCGGGGGCCGGGGGGCCCCGCCCACCAGCTGGCCGCGCAGCACTCGCAGTCGATGGAGACCTACTTCTACCACGTGCCCGGGCTCAAGGTCGTCCGCCCGACCACGCCGCGCGACGCCAAGGGACTCCTCAAGAGCGCGATCCGCGACGACAACCCGGTGATCTTCATCGAGTCCGAGACCCTCTACGGCGTCAAGGGCGAGGTGCCCGAGGACCCCGACTTCCTGATTCCGCTCGGCGTCGCCGAGGTCAAGCGCGAGGGGCGGGACGTGACGGCGATCGCCTACTCGGGCATGTACTATCGGGTCCTGGAGGCGGCCGAGGAGGTGGAGCGGACCGACGGCATCTCCGTCGAGATCGTCGACCCCCGCACGCTCCGGCCCATGGACACCGAGACGATCCTGGCGTCCGTGCGCAAGACTCACCGGGCGGTGGTGGCCGAGTCCGGCGCCGGCTTCGCCGGGATGGGCTCCGAGATCGCCGCCTCCATCACCGAGAGCGCCTTCGACGACCTGGACGCGCCGGTCCGGCGGGTCACCGGCGCCAACGCGCCGATGCCGTACGCCCGGAACCTCGAGCGGCTCAAGACGCCCTCGAAGGAAAAGATCGTGGAGGCGCTCCGCAAGGTCTGCGCCGTCGACTGAGAGGCCGCGAACCGATGACCCTCGACGGAGCTTCGAGGAGGGGCGACGTCCTATGGCGGTGACCAAGGTCGTGATGCCGAAGTTGTCGGAGGCGATGGAGACCGGCAAGCTCCTGCGGTGGCTCAAGCAGGAAGGGGAGCGGGTCGCCGGCGGCGACATCGTCGCCGAGATCGAGACGGACAAGGCCGACATCGAGCTGGAAGCCTTCGGCTCGGGCGTCCTCCGGAAGGTGCTGGTCGGGCCTGGCGCGACCGTGCCGGTCGGCAACCTCATCGCGGTGATCGCCGAGCCCGACGACGACATCTCCGGCGTGCTCGGCGCGGCCGGCGCCCCGACCGCGCCGGCGGCGCCCCCGAAGCGGGCCGAGGAGCCCGCGCGAGCCGCGGCGCCGACCGGCGGGCAACCCCCCGCGGCGGCCCCGGCGCCGTCGGCCCCGTCCACGCGGGCCGAGGAGCCGGTGCGGGCCGCGGCGCCGACCGGCGGGCAGCCCGCCACCGCGGCCACCGTGCCGGCGCAGCCGTCGGTATCGGCGGCCGACGCCCGGCAGGCCCCCGCCGCGGTGACGGCCGCCGCCACGCCGCCGGCGGCCGAGGCGGCGCGCGAGGAAGAGGCGGAGGAGACGCCGGTGGCCGGTCGGCGGCTCCGGGCCTCGCCGCTGGCGAAGAAGCTCGCGCAGAAGTCCGGCATCGATCTCACCCTGGTCAAGGGGACGGGGCCAGCCGGCCGCATCATCCAGCGCGACGTCGAATCATTCGTCGCCTCGCGACCGGCCGAGGCGGCCCGGCCGGCCGCCCCGGCCGTGCGGCCCGCCCCGCGGCCCGAGGCCCGGCCCGCGGCGGAGTACGAGGATCAGGCGCTCAGCCAGCTCCGCGCGGCGATCGCTCGGCAGATGACCCAGTCGAAGGCCCCCGTCCCGCACTTCTACCTCACCACGGAGGTCGCGATGGAGCGGGCGGTGGCGTTGCGGGAGGAGCTCCAGGCGCTTCCCGGCGCCCCCAAGCTCACCTTCACCGACCTCATCGTCCGGGCCTGTGCGGTGACGCTGACGAAGCATCCCGGCGTCAACGCGAGCTTCCAGGGCCAGGCGATTCGCCGGTACCGGGCGGTGCACATCGGGATCGCCGTCGCGCTCGAGGACGGGCTCATCACCCCCGTCCTCCGCGACTGCGATCAGAAGGGCCTCTTCCAGATCGCCGCCGAGTCCCGGGACCTCGCCGAGCGGACCCGGGTCCGGAAGCTCAAGGCCCAGGAGCTCTCCGGCGCCACCTTCTCCGTCTCCAACCTCGGGATGTTCGCCGTCGACGAGTTCTCCGCCATCATCAACCCGCCGGAGGGGGCGATCCTGGCGGTGGGCGCGATCGTCGACAAGCCGGTGGTCGTCAAGGGCCAGCTCGCGGTCGGCAAGCGCCTGCGCCTGACGCTGTCGTGCGATCACCGCGCGATGGATGGGGCCATGGGCGCCCGCTTCCTGGGGGATCTCCAAGCCCTCCTCGAGGCCCCGCTCGGGCTCCTGGTCTAAGGCGATGGCGAGCGAGAAGTTCGACGTCGTCGTCGTGGGGTCGGGCCCGGGGGGCTACGTGGGCGCGATCCGGGCGGCCCAGCTCGGGCTCCGGACGGCTGTCGTCGAGGCCGACCGCCCGGGTGGGATCTGCCTGAACTGGGGCTGCATCCCGACCAAGGCGCTCCTCCGAAACGCCGAGGTCCTTCAGCTCTTCCAGCGGGCGGCCGAGTGGGGCATCGCCTTCGACAATCTGCGCGCCGACTACGCCGTGGCCTATCGCCGGAGCCGGCAGGTCGCCGACCGGATGGCCAAGGGCGTCGAGTTTCTCTTCCGGAAGAACACGATCACGCTCATCGCGGGCCGGGGCGAGCTCGCCGGGCCCGGGGCCGTCCGCGTCCACCCCGCCCAGGGGGCCCCGCGGACCGTCGAAGCCCGCGCGGTGGTTCTGGCGATGGGCGCCGAGCCCAAGAGTCTCCCGGGGGTGAGCCTGGACGGCCGGCGCGTCATCAGCTCGGACGACGCCCTCCGTCTCGAGCGGCTTCCCGCCTCCGTGATCGTCATCGGCGCCGGCGCCGTCGGAGTGGAGTTCGCGGACGTGTTCGCCGCCTACGGAGTCCAGGTCACGATCATCGAGGCGCTGCCGCGGCTCCTGCCCCTCGAGGACGAGGAGATCTCACGCCTCCTCGCCCGGAGCTTCACGCGGCGGAAGATCGACGTCCGCGCCGGCGCCAAGGTCCGAACGGTCAAGGCGGGTCCCGACGGCGTCGAGGTCGAGATCGAGCACGAGGGTCGGGCCGATCGCCTTCAGGCCGAGCAGGTGCTGATGGCGGTGGGACGCGGCGCGAAGACCCGGGGCGCGGGTCTCGAGGGGGTCGGGGTGGCGATGGAGCGCGGGTTCGTCAAGGTGACCCCGCACCTGGAGAGCTCGGTCCCGGGGATCTACGCGATCGGGGACGTCGCCGGGCCGCCGCTGCTCGCCCACAAGGCCAGTGCCGAGGGGATCGTGGCCGCCGAGACGATCGCCGGCCAGCCGAGCCACACCGTCGACTACCAGGCCGTCCCGAGCTGCACCTATTGCCATCCGCAGGTGGCGAGCCTGGGACTGACCGAGGCGCAGGCCCGCGAGCGCGGGGACGCCGTGCGGGTCGGGAAGTACCAGTTTCAGGCGAACGGCAAGGCTCAGGCCCTCGGGGAGCCCGAGGGGCTCGTCAAGATCGTGGCCGCCGCCGACACCGGGGAGATCCTGGGCGTCCACATCCTCGGGGCCGAGGCGACCGAGCTGATCGCGGAGTTCGGGCTCGGGAAGACGCTCGAGGCGACGGTGGAGGAGGTGGGCCACACGATCCACGCTCATCCCACGATGTCCGAGGCCGTCATGGAGGCGGCGCTGGACGCCATGGGCGCCGCCATCCATCTCTAGCCTCTTCGGAGGGGGCCTCGGCGGCCCCATCCGAGACCTCCCCCACCTTTTGGGCTGGGTGGGCGGGCCCGCGGGCGAAGCCCGCGCTCGGAGCGCTCCGGCTGGGAGCGCGCGGAACACATCCCCGTCCTCCGGGCGGCGGCGAAGCCGCCGCCAGACGGGGGGCATCGGGTGGTCTTCCGAGACCCCCCGAAAGGGCTCAGGGGTGGGGGACGCCCAGGAAGGGAAGATGGACGAGCAGGGTGAATCCGTTCACGCAGAAGAGCGTGGCCACCAGCGCAAACACGACGGAGACGCCGTAGAGCGCGCGCGAGGTCGACAAGATCGACACCGACGCGATGACGATGCCGATCTGGAGTAGGGCCTCGGCCAGGTCGAAGTTCGGGTCGCGGGCCCGGTTCTCGTCCCGCTCGTGCTCGAGCTTCTTGGCCTCCTTCTCGATGTCCTTCTTCTCGGCGTTGTAGCGCTTCTCCTCCTCGGCGAACTTCGCCCGGAGCTCCTCCAGCTTGGCCCGGGCCGCCGGGGACATGGTGGCGCCGCGCTCGACGAGGTCCGCCTCGATCCGGAGGGCCTGGGCCCGGTACTGGTGCTCCCGGATCACCTTGGCCTGGTAGAAGTTCCACTGGTCCGAGGCCTGCTGCTGGGCCAGCAGCATCTCCTTCATCGCGTTGTTGCCGCCGAGGGAGGTCAGGGCCAGGACCACCGCGTACACGGCGGTCGTGAGGGCGACGCGGCGGGTGAAGGCCTTGTCCTTGGCCTCCTCCGCCGCGTGCTCCAGGGGCTCCGGGATCTCCGCCATGTCCTCGGATCTTCGGTTGTGCTGTGAGGGAGGCAGACCCGAGGTCAGGAGCCTGCCGGGTTAACCAGGTGCTACGCGTTTGCTCGACCGCCGACGGTCAGTGTTCCGCTTCGAGCGCCGGCTTTGCCGGCGCAACTTTCCTGGGGGGTTGTTCAAAGGGGGGCACGCCCCCCTTTGATGACCTAGACGCCCTCGAGCGGCTCGTCCTTCCCGCGCAGCTTGGAGATCTCCTCGCGCATGGCGCTCCGGCCGGCCTCGAAGGCGGCCCGGAGCTGGGCGGACTTCTCCTCGACGACCTCCTTGCCACGCCCGAGGTACTCCTGCGCCTTGACCTGGGCCTCGCCCATCGTCTCCTGGGCCCGGCGCGCGAACTCCGAACCGCGCTCCTGGGCCAGCCGCGCCAGATCCGTCCCCCTCTCGCGGAGGAGCTCGCGCGTCTCTTCACCCGTCTTGGGAGCCAGCAGGAGCGCGACACCCGCCCCGATGATCGCTCCGACCGTCAAGAGCCCCAAGGCTCCCAGGAAGTTGAGATCGCTCTGCCGTTCGTCCGTCATGGTCGACGCCTCCTATCCCGACGGCTTCCCCTTGCTGAGTCGATGGATGAACACGTCCACCCCTTTCCGCAGGCCCTGGGCCACGCCCAACACCTTTCCGACCGTCCCCGCGCCTCCGAGAATGCCCGTGAGCTTCACCAGGCGGGCCAGCAGCTCTTGAGTCATGACCACGACGCCTTCGGCTTCCCGCAGATCGCGGTTGGCCCGCTGGGCCAGCTCCCGGTGCTCCTGGAGGAGGGCCTGGAGCTGCGAGGCGAGGGGCCGGATCTCCCGCTCCACCGCCGTCAGGGTTTCGGCCGTCGTGCGGGCGGTCCGCATGATCTGGACGAGCGCGGGGATCGCGGCGACCACGAGGGCGACGAGCGCCAGGCTGGCGATCAAGGCGGCGATGCCGAGCACGGATCAGAGCCCCTTTTTTCGGAGTGGGTGGCGCGACGCGGATCGGCTCTACCGTAACAGAGGGGTCCGGGCGTCGTCAAATGCCGCGCGGCTCGGGACCGCTGGCGTTGACGCGTCCAGACCGGCCTTCTATAATGACAAACCGATGTTTCATCCGCGAGTCGGGTCGTGAGCCTCGAGGACCGCTTCGCCGAGCTCAAGCGCCTGCGCCAGGCCGCGGAGCTGGGTGGGGGCGAGGAGCGCATGGCCCGCCAGCACCGAGCGGGAAAGAAGACGGCCCGGGAGCGGGTCGAGCTCCTGCTCGACAAGGGCTCCTTCGACGAGCTCGATCGCTTCGTCGTCCACCAGGCGACCGACTTCCGGATGTCCGAGCAGAAGTTCCTGGGGGACGGAGTCGTGACCGGCTCCGGCCGGATCCACGGGCGGCCGGTCTACCTCTTCGCCCAGGACTTCACCGTCTTCGGCGGCTCCTTGTCCATGACCTACGCGCAGAAGATTTGCAAGATCATGGATCTGGCGCTCAAGGTCGGGGTGCCGATCATCGGGCTGAACGACTC
Protein-coding sequences here:
- a CDS encoding MBL fold metallo-hydrolase, which produces MIAAVDCLGAVGTVTGSKFLVEAAGRRFLVDCGLYQGLKELRRRNWEPLPLDRGRLDWVVLTHAHIDHTGYLPRLWKDGFRGPVYATRATADLAKILLPDSGHLQEEEAAYHVKRRSSKHVPALPLYTAEEGLAAALAVTGVDYDAWLEPGPGIRIAFRRAGHILGSAIVTVEAGDGSERRRLVFSGDLGRVGAPILPDPTPIGEADYVVVESTYGDRRHDADTIAAQLEAAVTAAVKRGGAIVVPAFAVGRTQELLFHLKGLAQAGRIPRLPTYVDSPMAIEATAIYWAHPEEFDDEMRRFVFAGDSPFEYGELHLARTPEASRAINALSGPILIIAASGMATGGRVLHHLRQRLPDPRTTVLLVGYQAVGTRGRLLQEGARTLRIFGEEVPVRAHVETVHGLSAHADADGLLAWLRTATPPPKRVFVVHGDPDPAAALARRVRAELGWETVVPAYRDRLTLG
- a CDS encoding pyruvate dehydrogenase complex E1 component subunit beta — its product is MAVITYRDALNHAHREEMERDERVFLMGEEVAVYGGAYKVSQGLLEKFGERRVIDTPICESGFTGVGIGAAMVGLRPIVEMMTFNFALLALDQIVNHAAKLHYMSGGQFSCPLVVRGPGGPAHQLAAQHSQSMETYFYHVPGLKVVRPTTPRDAKGLLKSAIRDDNPVIFIESETLYGVKGEVPEDPDFLIPLGVAEVKREGRDVTAIAYSGMYYRVLEAAEEVERTDGISVEIVDPRTLRPMDTETILASVRKTHRAVVAESGAGFAGMGSEIAASITESAFDDLDAPVRRVTGANAPMPYARNLERLKTPSKEKIVEALRKVCAVD
- a CDS encoding thiamine pyrophosphate-dependent dehydrogenase E1 component subunit alpha, which gives rise to MAATPKTLDGVPAEKWVELYTIMMRIRQFEERIMPLLKEGKIKGTAHPSVGQEAVAAGVCGILQPTDYIVSNHRGHGHCIAKGMRTPEMMAELYAKRTGSNKGKGGSMHIADLDQHIIGCTGIVGSGAPIAGGAALAAKLGKTGQAVVCFFGDGGINQGVVFESMNMAAIWQLPVVFVCENNMYALSTPAEKMTALKQLADRAQGFGFPGFQVMGNDLRAVVGATREALERARAGQGPTLLECKTYRWYGHSAMRPDTRAYRAREEELEWRERDPIALAEKELGKAGILTAEQVARIQREVAKEIEEAVEFAERSPDPDLQEMFTDVYAPY
- a CDS encoding YtxH domain-containing protein, with protein sequence MTDERQSDLNFLGALGLLTVGAIIGAGVALLLAPKTGEETRELLRERGTDLARLAQERGSEFARRAQETMGEAQVKAQEYLGRGKEVVEEKSAQLRAAFEAGRSAMREEISKLRGKDEPLEGV
- a CDS encoding DUF4337 domain-containing protein, with the translated sequence MAEIPEPLEHAAEEAKDKAFTRRVALTTAVYAVVLALTSLGGNNAMKEMLLAQQQASDQWNFYQAKVIREHQYRAQALRIEADLVERGATMSPAARAKLEELRAKFAEEEKRYNAEKKDIEKEAKKLEHERDENRARDPNFDLAEALLQIGIVIASVSILSTSRALYGVSVVFALVATLFCVNGFTLLVHLPFLGVPHP
- a CDS encoding DUF948 domain-containing protein, whose protein sequence is MLGIAALIASLALVALVVAAIPALVQIMRTARTTAETLTAVEREIRPLASQLQALLQEHRELAQRANRDLREAEGVVVMTQELLARLVKLTGILGGAGTVGKVLGVAQGLRKGVDVFIHRLSKGKPSG
- the lpdA gene encoding dihydrolipoyl dehydrogenase, producing MASEKFDVVVVGSGPGGYVGAIRAAQLGLRTAVVEADRPGGICLNWGCIPTKALLRNAEVLQLFQRAAEWGIAFDNLRADYAVAYRRSRQVADRMAKGVEFLFRKNTITLIAGRGELAGPGAVRVHPAQGAPRTVEARAVVLAMGAEPKSLPGVSLDGRRVISSDDALRLERLPASVIVIGAGAVGVEFADVFAAYGVQVTIIEALPRLLPLEDEEISRLLARSFTRRKIDVRAGAKVRTVKAGPDGVEVEIEHEGRADRLQAEQVLMAVGRGAKTRGAGLEGVGVAMERGFVKVTPHLESSVPGIYAIGDVAGPPLLAHKASAEGIVAAETIAGQPSHTVDYQAVPSCTYCHPQVASLGLTEAQARERGDAVRVGKYQFQANGKAQALGEPEGLVKIVAAADTGEILGVHILGAEATELIAEFGLGKTLEATVEEVGHTIHAHPTMSEAVMEAALDAMGAAIHL
- a CDS encoding dihydrolipoamide acetyltransferase family protein → MAVTKVVMPKLSEAMETGKLLRWLKQEGERVAGGDIVAEIETDKADIELEAFGSGVLRKVLVGPGATVPVGNLIAVIAEPDDDISGVLGAAGAPTAPAAPPKRAEEPARAAAPTGGQPPAAAPAPSAPSTRAEEPVRAAAPTGGQPATAATVPAQPSVSAADARQAPAAVTAAATPPAAEAAREEEAEETPVAGRRLRASPLAKKLAQKSGIDLTLVKGTGPAGRIIQRDVESFVASRPAEAARPAAPAVRPAPRPEARPAAEYEDQALSQLRAAIARQMTQSKAPVPHFYLTTEVAMERAVALREELQALPGAPKLTFTDLIVRACAVTLTKHPGVNASFQGQAIRRYRAVHIGIAVALEDGLITPVLRDCDQKGLFQIAAESRDLAERTRVRKLKAQELSGATFSVSNLGMFAVDEFSAIINPPEGAILAVGAIVDKPVVVKGQLAVGKRLRLTLSCDHRAMDGAMGARFLGDLQALLEAPLGLLV